Proteins encoded within one genomic window of Thioploca ingrica:
- a CDS encoding 50S ribosomal protein L35, whose translation MPKLKTNRAAAKRFRRTASGGFKRNQGYRRHILTKKSTKRKRQLRSPSLVDKTNVAMVNRLLPYA comes from the coding sequence ATGCCTAAATTAAAAACGAACCGTGCTGCGGCTAAGCGCTTTCGGCGTACTGCGTCCGGCGGCTTTAAACGCAACCAAGGTTATCGTCGACATATTCTCACTAAGAAAAGCACTAAACGTAAACGCCAATTACGTTCGCCTAGCCTGGTAGATAAAACCAATGTCGCCATGGTTAACCGCTTACTACCCTACGCATAA
- a CDS encoding 50S ribosomal protein L20 encodes MPRVKRGVTAHARHKKILQAAKGYRGFRRNVIRVAKQAVTKAGQYAYRDRRQRKREFRALWIVRINAAAREHGLSYSRFIDGLHKAGVEIDRKILAELAVFNKDAFAVLAQKSKASLA; translated from the coding sequence ATGCCTAGAGTAAAACGTGGTGTGACCGCACATGCTAGACATAAGAAAATTTTACAAGCTGCTAAAGGATATCGCGGGTTTCGTCGCAATGTCATTCGCGTTGCTAAACAAGCCGTCACTAAAGCTGGGCAATATGCCTATCGCGACCGCCGGCAACGGAAGCGGGAATTTCGAGCTTTGTGGATTGTTAGAATTAATGCGGCTGCTCGTGAGCATGGTTTATCTTATAGTCGTTTTATAGACGGTTTACACAAAGCCGGTGTTGAGATTGATCGAAAGATATTAGCGGAATTAGCTGTCTTTAATAAAGATGCTTTTGCGGTGTTAGCACAGAAATCTAAAGCCAGTCTAGCTTAA
- a CDS encoding translation initiation factor IF-3: MIDTEGEQVGIVSLREAQEKAQQAELDLVEIVPTAKPPVCRIMDYGKFLFEQNKKQHAAKKKQKQVQIKEIKFRPGTEEGDYQVKLRNLMRFLEEGDKAKITLRFRGREMAHQELGQSLLKRLETDLADYGLVEQQPKMEGRQMVMVVAPKK, from the coding sequence TTGATCGATACCGAAGGTGAACAAGTAGGTATCGTGTCACTCCGTGAGGCGCAAGAAAAGGCTCAACAAGCGGAATTAGATTTGGTAGAAATTGTACCAACTGCTAAACCCCCCGTGTGTCGTATCATGGATTACGGTAAGTTTCTATTTGAACAAAATAAGAAGCAACATGCGGCTAAGAAAAAACAAAAACAAGTACAGATTAAGGAAATTAAATTCCGACCGGGTACTGAAGAAGGAGATTATCAGGTCAAACTACGCAACCTGATGCGTTTCCTAGAAGAAGGGGATAAAGCCAAAATCACTTTACGTTTCCGTGGACGGGAAATGGCTCACCAAGAACTAGGACAAAGTTTGCTAAAACGTTTAGAAACGGATTTAGCCGATTATGGCCTAGTAGAGCAACAACCGAAAATGGAAGGACGGCAAATGGTTATGGTGGTTGCCCCTAAAAAATAA
- a CDS encoding mannose-1-phosphate guanylyltransferase: protein MRAMILAAGRGERMRPLTDTTPKPLLKAKGRCLIEYHLENLVTAGFTQIIINHAYLGAQIEQALGNGQRYGAQLQYSAEGDQALETGGGIFKALPLLGTAPFLVVNGDIWCDYPLAQLRTHHLSGLAHLVLVDNPDHHSHGDFYLDRHHVYQQGTSCLTFSGIGIYHPDLFNHCQAGRFSLVPLLVKAMHNEQVTGEYYSGKWLDVGTPARLQQLEQLLSNQ, encoded by the coding sequence ATGCGAGCCATGATACTAGCTGCTGGACGTGGTGAACGAATGCGTCCATTAACCGACACAACACCCAAACCCTTGTTAAAAGCCAAAGGGCGTTGCTTAATTGAATATCACCTAGAAAATTTAGTCACCGCTGGTTTTACTCAAATTATCATTAATCATGCTTATTTAGGTGCGCAAATTGAACAGGCTCTTGGTAATGGTCAACGTTATGGAGCACAATTACAGTATTCTGCAGAAGGTGATCAAGCTTTGGAGACTGGCGGGGGTATTTTCAAAGCCTTACCTTTACTCGGCACAGCACCATTTTTAGTCGTTAATGGCGACATTTGGTGCGATTACCCCTTAGCGCAACTCCGAACCCATCACTTAAGCGGATTAGCCCATTTAGTCCTGGTTGATAATCCCGATCATCATTCTCACGGCGATTTTTACCTGGATCGACATCATGTCTATCAACAAGGTACATCTTGTTTAACTTTTAGTGGGATTGGAATTTATCATCCGGATTTATTTAATCATTGCCAAGCTGGCCGATTTTCTTTAGTTCCCTTATTGGTTAAAGCCATGCACAACGAGCAAGTCACCGGCGAATATTACTCAGGAAAATGGCTTGATGTTGGCACACCAGCAAGACTGCAACAACTAGAACAACTGTTATCAAATCAATGA